The Oenanthe melanoleuca isolate GR-GAL-2019-014 chromosome 1A, OMel1.0, whole genome shotgun sequence genome contains a region encoding:
- the KCNA5 gene encoding potassium voltage-gated channel subfamily A member 5: MEIALVTLENGGTTAIAGGDDAAAAGGRARWRGNSLHLGSPQLSDGKESSAPRESSAPRESSAPEQRERPPRGPRAAGGPEERPAEPRAAPAPPPRPPPRAPRPAAEMGPAEEGGHRRGMAMAAPGDDEEEAAAAANSGAMHHQRVLINISGLRFETQLGTLNQFPDTLLGDPDKRIRYFDPLRNEYFFDRNRPSFDGILYFYQSGGKLRRPVNVSIDVFADEIRFYQLGEEAMERFREDEGFIKEEEKPLPRNEFQRQVWLIFEYPESSSSARAIAIVSVLVILISIITFCLETLPEFRDEREMPVPLPPQGGGLNGTPGDSPPMQPASSLADPFFIIETTCVIWFTFELLVRFFACPSKPEFSRNIMNIIDIVAIIPYFITLGTELAHEQQQPGAGSSNGGGGQQQAMSLAILRVIRLVRVFRIFKLSRHSKGLQILGQTLKASMRELGLLIFFLFIGVILFSSAVYFAEADDPESHFSSIPDAFWWAVVTMTTVGYGDMRPVTVGGKIVGSLCAIAGVLTIALPVPVIVSNFNYFYHRETDHEEQGILKDEHSSAQGSTVGGEGKRRASKNSLDKSVVHLENSEEFNSGTLEKANIKAKSNVDLRKSLYALCLDTNRETDL, encoded by the coding sequence aTGGAGATCGCGCTGGTGACTCTGGAGAACGGCGGCACCACGGCCATCGCGGGCGGCGACGATGCCGCGGCCGCCGGCGGCCGGGCGCGCTGGCGGGGCAACTCGCTGCACCTCGGCTCGCCGCAGCTGAGCGACGGCAAGGAGAGCTCGGCGCCCCGGGAGAGCTCGGCGCCCCGGGAGAGCTCGGCGCCGGAGCAGCGGGAGCGGCCCCCGCGGGGTCCCCGCGCAGCAGGCGGCCCCGAGGAGCGGCCGGCCGAGCCCCGCGCagcccccgcgccgccgccgcggccgccgccccgcgccccgcggcCCGCCGCCGAGATGGGGCCGGCCGAGGAGGGGGGACACCGCCGGGGCATGGCCATGGCGGCGCCGGGCGACGAcgaggaggaggcggcggcggcggccaaCTCGGGCGCCATGCACCACCAGCGGGTGCTGATCAACATCTCGGGGCTGCGCTTCGAGACGCAGCTGGGCACCCTCAACCAGTTCCCGGACACGCTGCTGGGCGACCCCGACAAGCGCATTCGCTACTTCGACCCGCTCCGCAACGAGTACTTCTTCGACCGCAACCGGCCCAGCTTCGACGGCATCCTCTACTTCTACCAGTCCGGGGGCAAGCTCCGCCGGCCCGTCAATGTCTCCATCGACGTGTTCGCCGACGAGATCCGCTTCTACCAGCTGGGTGAGGAGGCCATGGAGCGCTTCCGAGAGGACGAGGGCTTCATcaaagaggaggagaagccCCTGCCCCGCAATGAATTCCAGCGCCAGGTCTGGCTCATCTTTGAGTACCCCgagagctccagctcagcccgGGCCATCGCCATCGTCTCCGTGCTGGTCATCCTCATCTCCATCATCACCTTCTGCCTGGAGACCCTGCCCGAGTTCAGGGACGAGAGGGAGATGCCCGTGCCCTTGCCCCCACAAGGCGGAGGTTTGAACGGCACTCCCGGGGACTCCCCACCCATGCagcctgccagcagcctggctgaCCCCTTCTTCATCATCGAGACCACCTGTGTGATCTGGTTCACCTTCGAGCTCCTCGTGCGCTTCTTCGCCTGCCCCAGCAAGCCCGAGTTCTCCCGCAACATCATGAACATCATCGACATCGTGGCCATCATCCCCTACTTCATCACCCTGGGCACCGAGCTGGCCcacgagcagcagcagcccggggctggcagcagcaatggGGGTGGGGGCCAGCAGCAAGCCATGTCCCTGGCCATCCTCAGAGTCATCCGCCTGGTCAGGGTCTTCAGGATCTTCAAGCTCTCCAGGCACTCCAAGGGGCTGCAGATCTTGGGGCAGACGCTGAAAGCCAGcatgagggagctgggcctcctcatcttcttcctcttcatcgGGGTGATCCTCTTCTCCAGCGCTGTCTACTTTGCTGAGGCCGATGACCCTGAGTCTCATTTCTCCAGCATCCCTGATGCTTTCTGGTGGGCAGTGGTAACCATGACTACTGTGGGCTATGGGGACATGAGACCTGTCACTGTGGGGGGCAAAATCGTGGGCTCCTTGTGTGCCATCGCTGGTGTGCTCACCAttgccctgcctgtccctgtcatCGTGTCCAACTTCAACTACTTCTACCACCGAGAGACTGACCACGAAGAGCAGGGTATCCTCAAGGATGAACACAGTAGCGCTCAGGGCAGCACTGTggggggagaagggaagagaagagccAGTAAAAACTCTCTGGACAAATCTGTTGTGCACTTGGAAAACAGTGAGGAGTTCAACAGTGGCACCTTAGAGAAAGCCAATATCAAAGCAAAAAGTAACGTAGATCTCAGAAAATCCCTCTATGCTCTCTGTCTGGACACCAATAGGGAAACAGACCTGTGA
- the LOC130248332 gene encoding elongation of very long chain fatty acids protein 4-like encodes MASIWQKTQDFYNWILESGDPRTDPWPLVYSPVPVTLIFSCYLLLVALGPRCVRRRLQLRAPLLAHNLAMVALSSYMFYEFLVTSVLANYSYLCQPVDYSRSELGMRMARVCWWFFFSKVIELLDTVFLILRKKQEQVTFLHVYHHGSMLFNWWSGVKYVPGGQAFFIGMLNSFVHIFMYGYYALASLGPRMRRYLWWKRYLTILQLCQFVAVAAHSSYNLFTECPFPDGFNIAVFLYSLSLLALFLHFYYGAYIRRKQEKLA; translated from the exons ATGGCTTCAATTTGGCAGAAAACTCAGGACTTCTACAACTGGATTCTTGAAAGTGGAG atcCAAGGACAGACCCGTGGCCACTGGTCTACTCCCCAGTTCCTGTCACCCTGATCTTCAGCTGCtacctgctgctggtggccctggggccGCGCTGCGtgcggcggcggctgcagctGCGGGCGCCGCTGCTCGCCCACAACCTGGCCATGGTGGCACTGTCCAGCTACATGTTCTACGAG tttcTGGTCACTTCAGTCTTGGCCAACTACAGCTACCTGTGCCAGCCAGTGGATTACAGCCGGAGTGAGCTGGGAATGAGG ATGGCAAGAGTGTGTTGGTGGTTCTTCTTCTCCAAAGTCATCGAGCTGCTGGATACG gttttcttaATTCTGCGCAAGAAACAAGAGCAGGTGACTTTTCTGCACGTGTACCATCATGGCTCTATGCTCTTCAACTGGTGGTCAGGGGTCAAATACGTGCCTGGAGGACAAG CCTTCTTCATTGGGATGCTGAACTCCTTTGTCCACATCTTCATGTACGGCTACTACGccctggccagcctggggcCGCGGATGCGCCGGTACCTGTGGTGGAAGCGTTACCTGACCATCCTGCAGCTG TGCCAGTTTGTGGCCGTTGCTGCTCATTCTTCCTACAACCTCTTCACAGAGTGCCCGTTCCCTGATGGCTTCAACATTGCAGTCTTCCTCTACAGCCTCAGCCTCCTGGCTCTCTTCCTGCACTTCTACTATGGGGCCTACATTaggagaaagcaggaaaaactggCTTAA